A single window of Kwoniella bestiolae CBS 10118 chromosome 4, complete sequence DNA harbors:
- a CDS encoding mitochondrial import inner membrane translocase subunit TIM9 — MDFSQFNGAEQAHMTKVIEKKQMQDFMKLYSGLVERCFNACAQDFTSKALTTNESTCVQNCTDKFLKHSERVGARFAEHNAEQMQGK, encoded by the exons ATGGACTTTTCACAATTCAACGGAGCGGAGCAAGCGCACATGACAAAAGTCatcgagaagaagcag ATGCAAGATTTCATGAAGCTTTATTCTGGATTGGTGGAACGATGCTTCAACGCTTGTGCGCAGGATTTCACGAGCAAGGCTTTGACTAcgaatgag TCAACATGCGTTCAGAACTGTACAGACAAATTCTTGAAACACTCTGAAAGGGTTGGTGCGAGGTTTGCGGAACATaatgctg AACAAATGCAAGGGAAATaa